The proteins below come from a single Chryseobacterium sp. MA9 genomic window:
- a CDS encoding HlyD family secretion protein, with translation MAQKQLTQKEKRINKSITLLAWILIISGITGMVSFYLFSRKNVTTNDAQIEQYITPVSSKVSGFIKTIKFNENQFVHKGDTLIVIDNREFVNQVHMAEANLHANTATISTIESGVSTKESDTKIIDAKIASARIDIWRTEQDYKRYKNLLTEDAATEQEFENIKASYEQSKANLLALEQQKNAVRAGANEQQTKVAPVKSQIQQSSASLNNAKLYLSYTVITAPYDGWVGKKTIQEGQLIKEGQALVQMVSKEKWIIANYKETQLGQIDQSQEVIITADAYPDVEFKGKILSVSPASGSQFSLVKPDNATGNFVKIEQRFPVKIILDNNKDNEKLLSGMNVLVSAKKI, from the coding sequence ATGGCACAGAAACAACTGACACAAAAGGAAAAAAGAATCAACAAGTCCATTACTTTGCTGGCCTGGATCCTGATTATAAGCGGAATCACAGGAATGGTAAGTTTTTATCTTTTTTCGAGAAAAAATGTGACAACGAATGATGCACAGATTGAACAATATATCACGCCTGTATCCAGTAAGGTATCAGGGTTCATTAAAACTATAAAGTTTAACGAAAATCAGTTTGTGCATAAAGGGGATACTTTAATCGTCATCGACAACAGAGAGTTTGTGAATCAGGTACACATGGCAGAGGCTAATCTTCACGCCAATACAGCAACCATCAGCACTATTGAAAGTGGTGTCAGCACCAAAGAAAGTGACACAAAGATCATTGATGCTAAAATTGCTTCCGCAAGAATTGATATCTGGAGAACTGAACAGGACTATAAAAGATACAAAAACCTTTTGACAGAAGATGCTGCTACAGAACAGGAGTTTGAAAATATAAAGGCTTCTTATGAACAGTCAAAAGCCAATCTTTTAGCATTGGAACAACAAAAAAATGCAGTAAGAGCCGGAGCGAATGAGCAACAGACTAAAGTAGCTCCCGTTAAAAGTCAGATCCAGCAGAGTTCTGCAAGTCTTAATAATGCGAAACTATATCTTTCTTATACAGTGATTACAGCTCCTTATGACGGATGGGTCGGAAAAAAAACTATTCAGGAAGGACAACTGATTAAAGAAGGTCAGGCCCTGGTTCAGATGGTCAGCAAAGAAAAATGGATCATTGCCAATTATAAGGAAACACAGCTTGGACAGATTGATCAGAGCCAGGAAGTAATCATTACCGCAGATGCTTATCCCGATGTAGAATTTAAAGGAAAAATACTTTCTGTTTCTCCTGCTTCAGGATCTCAGTTTTCACTGGTAAAACCGGATAATGCAACCGGAAACTTTGTGAAAATTGAACAGAGATTTCCTGTGAAAATTATTCTTGATAATAATAAAGACAACGAAAAACTACTTTCCGGAATGAATGTTCTGGTGAGTGCGAAGAAGATATGA
- the rplI gene encoding 50S ribosomal protein L9, translating to MEIILKKDVENLGLEFDTVNVKPGYARNFLIPQGIALLATPKNKAALEATLEARKEEEAKLIAAANAVVDQLKKTSITIPAKVGTGDKLFGSINNADLSTALEKAGVSVEKKYIKIPGNTIKRTGKFSALIRLHRNVEYNYEFDIVSDAPVVAAPAAKKEEAKSEEA from the coding sequence ATGGAAATTATCCTTAAAAAAGACGTAGAAAACTTAGGACTTGAGTTTGATACAGTAAACGTAAAGCCAGGTTATGCTAGAAACTTCTTAATTCCTCAAGGAATTGCTCTTTTAGCTACACCTAAAAACAAAGCTGCTTTAGAAGCTACATTAGAAGCTAGAAAAGAAGAAGAAGCTAAATTAATCGCTGCTGCTAACGCTGTGGTTGATCAATTGAAGAAAACTTCTATCACTATTCCTGCAAAAGTAGGTACTGGTGATAAATTATTCGGATCTATCAACAATGCTGACCTATCTACTGCTTTAGAAAAAGCTGGTGTTTCTGTAGAGAAAAAATACATCAAGATTCCTGGTAACACAATCAAAAGAACTGGTAAATTCTCAGCTCTTATTAGACTTCACAGAAATGTTGAGTACAACTATGAGTTCGATATCGTTTCTGACGCTCCAGTTGTAGCTGCTCCTGCTGCTAAGAAGGAAGAAGCTAAATCTGAAGAGGCTTAA
- a CDS encoding chloride channel protein: MLKIFALIKKSIKNSFDNIRNEQLKYNLLQAIPFWIGSVITGFFAVMYAQVFAWGEHLMNFIFDWHAWMIFIIAPIGFVLSWWLVKEFAPNAKGSGIPQVMAAVELANPKEHRKIRSLLSIKIIFFKILSSVILVIGGGAVGREGPTIQIAGSVFRKVNEYLPEWWPKISKKNMIMTGAAAGLAAAFNTPLGGIVFAVEELSKTHINYFKTALFTAVIIAGLTAQTLAGSYLYLGYPKTNDVSLMVMLPIVLVAAVAGILASQLSVAMLKINSWKKNTLKTNKANVIFLIICALIIASIAYFINREILGSGKEIMERVLFTKDKHEDWYVPILRMLGPALSFTSGGAGGIFAPALTAGASIGSVISGAIHLTPNETNVVVLAGMVAFLTGITRAPFTSAIIVLEMTDRHSLIFHLMLAGMVSSIASILVSRHSLYDVLKVNFLAELRQKD, from the coding sequence ATGCTGAAAATTTTCGCTCTTATAAAAAAATCCATCAAAAATTCCTTTGACAATATCCGGAACGAACAGCTGAAGTACAACCTGCTTCAGGCCATTCCTTTCTGGATAGGATCTGTTATTACAGGTTTTTTTGCCGTCATGTATGCACAGGTATTTGCCTGGGGTGAACATCTCATGAATTTTATTTTTGACTGGCATGCATGGATGATTTTCATCATTGCTCCTATAGGATTTGTACTTTCCTGGTGGCTGGTGAAAGAATTTGCGCCTAATGCCAAAGGAAGTGGTATTCCACAGGTGATGGCTGCTGTAGAACTGGCCAACCCGAAAGAACACCGCAAGATCAGAAGTCTTCTGAGTATTAAGATTATCTTTTTCAAAATCCTGTCCTCAGTCATTCTGGTAATCGGAGGAGGAGCAGTAGGACGTGAAGGACCTACCATTCAGATTGCAGGCTCCGTTTTCAGAAAAGTGAACGAGTATCTTCCCGAATGGTGGCCGAAGATTTCAAAGAAAAATATGATTATGACAGGAGCCGCCGCCGGACTTGCTGCTGCCTTTAACACTCCGCTGGGAGGTATTGTTTTCGCTGTGGAAGAACTGTCAAAAACCCATATTAATTATTTTAAAACAGCATTGTTTACCGCGGTAATTATTGCCGGCCTCACAGCACAGACACTGGCAGGCTCTTATTTATATCTGGGATATCCGAAAACCAATGATGTTTCTTTAATGGTGATGCTTCCTATTGTACTTGTTGCTGCAGTTGCAGGCATTCTCGCCAGTCAGCTTTCGGTTGCTATGCTTAAAATCAACAGTTGGAAAAAGAATACACTGAAAACCAATAAAGCTAATGTGATATTCCTGATCATTTGTGCTTTAATTATTGCTTCAATCGCTTATTTCATCAACAGAGAAATTTTGGGCTCCGGAAAAGAAATTATGGAGCGGGTTCTTTTTACGAAAGATAAACACGAAGACTGGTATGTTCCAATTCTAAGAATGCTTGGCCCTGCCCTTTCTTTTACTTCAGGAGGTGCAGGAGGAATTTTTGCACCTGCCCTTACAGCGGGAGCAAGTATAGGCTCTGTTATTTCAGGCGCCATTCATTTAACACCCAACGAAACCAATGTTGTTGTTCTGGCCGGAATGGTTGCTTTTCTTACTGGAATTACGAGAGCTCCTTTTACTTCAGCCATTATTGTTCTGGAGATGACCGACAGACATTCATTGATATTTCACCTGATGCTGGCAGGAATGGTTTCTTCTATTGCCTCTATTCTCGTAAGCAGACATTCCTTGTATGATGTGTTAAAGGTGAATTTTCTGGCGGAGTTAAGGCAAAAAGATTAG
- a CDS encoding dihydrolipoamide acetyltransferase family protein, with amino-acid sequence MAEYKLLLPSMGEGVMEATIITWLFNEGDNVKEDDSVVEIATDKVDSDVPTPVSGKIVKILKQKDEVAKVGEAIAILEIEGEGAASEEVKTETPAATPDADTLKAIEEPLQATAASNVEFSGDLYLSPLVKSIAQQEKISETELKSIKGSGLEGRITKEDILAYVANRGNQPVQAAPVQVASTPKPAVSAPAATIPVSAGDEIIPMDRMRKIIAENMVKAKQIAPHVTSFIETDVTNVVKWRNKNKAVFEKREGEKLTFMPIFVKAVVKAIQDFPMINVSVNGENIIKKKNINIGMATALPDGNLIVPVIKNADQLSLSGLAKAINDLAYRARNKKLRPEDTQGATYTISNVGSFGNLMGTPIIPQPQVAILAIGAIVKKPAVLETADGDVIAIRNLMFMSHSYDHRVVDGSLGGMMLKHVHDYLENWDLNTEI; translated from the coding sequence ATGGCAGAATACAAATTATTGCTTCCTTCCATGGGAGAAGGTGTTATGGAAGCGACAATTATCACTTGGTTATTCAATGAAGGTGATAACGTAAAGGAGGATGACTCCGTAGTAGAAATTGCAACAGATAAAGTAGATTCAGACGTTCCGACACCAGTTTCGGGGAAAATCGTAAAAATTTTAAAGCAAAAAGATGAAGTTGCAAAAGTAGGTGAAGCCATTGCTATTTTAGAAATTGAAGGAGAAGGCGCAGCTTCAGAGGAAGTAAAAACCGAAACTCCGGCGGCTACTCCGGACGCTGACACTTTAAAAGCGATTGAAGAGCCTTTACAAGCCACAGCTGCTTCAAACGTAGAATTCTCAGGAGATCTTTACCTATCTCCACTAGTAAAATCTATTGCACAACAGGAAAAAATTTCTGAAACTGAACTGAAATCCATCAAAGGAAGCGGTTTAGAAGGAAGAATTACAAAAGAAGATATATTGGCATATGTTGCTAACAGAGGAAACCAGCCAGTTCAGGCAGCTCCGGTACAGGTAGCTTCTACTCCGAAGCCAGCAGTATCTGCTCCTGCAGCAACTATTCCGGTAAGTGCAGGTGATGAAATCATTCCTATGGACAGAATGAGAAAGATCATTGCTGAAAACATGGTAAAAGCAAAACAAATTGCTCCGCACGTTACTTCTTTTATTGAAACAGACGTTACCAACGTTGTAAAATGGAGAAATAAAAACAAAGCTGTATTTGAAAAACGTGAAGGTGAAAAATTGACTTTCATGCCGATTTTCGTAAAAGCGGTAGTAAAAGCAATTCAGGATTTCCCAATGATCAATGTTTCTGTAAATGGTGAAAACATCATCAAAAAGAAAAACATCAACATCGGTATGGCTACTGCCCTTCCGGACGGAAACCTTATTGTTCCTGTAATTAAAAATGCTGATCAATTATCACTTTCAGGTCTTGCAAAAGCGATCAACGACCTGGCTTACAGAGCAAGAAATAAGAAATTAAGACCAGAAGATACTCAAGGAGCAACATACACTATTTCTAACGTAGGAAGCTTCGGAAACCTTATGGGAACACCAATCATTCCCCAGCCTCAGGTAGCTATTTTAGCCATCGGAGCTATCGTTAAGAAGCCCGCAGTTCTTGAAACAGCTGACGGTGACGTAATCGCAATCAGAAACTTAATGTTCATGTCTCACTCTTATGACCACAGAGTGGTAGACGGTTCTTTAGGAGGAATGATGCTGAAGCACGTTCACGACTACCTTGAAAACTGGGATCTGAACACAGAAATATAA
- a CDS encoding AraC family transcriptional regulator, which translates to MICENRKRFAHLRQFENSSYLYFMNDSHFKAVEEEDAEFYIYHVLTGNVTTEIHYHSSAQLVYAEGGIVHVFTDQKHWYLPARCFMWIPAGTPHYIFSTSPKVDLYNFYFKKEENENGFFDEINIYSVNNLLREMIFYTKDWDGKITKNDGSKYYFLKALKGVLQEKKNKHLAFPIQHPFPKDETLLKIARYIHANLEKPLTIESTAKEFGMSTRTLSRKFKEILGMNYVRFLRALRITRSLELMLEGKYNMYEIAMMVGYNSLSSFSNIFKKVIGIAPTEYQQKLRGNK; encoded by the coding sequence ATGATTTGTGAAAACAGAAAAAGATTTGCTCATTTACGCCAATTTGAAAATTCTTCTTATCTTTATTTCATGAATGACAGTCATTTTAAAGCAGTAGAAGAGGAGGATGCTGAATTTTACATCTATCATGTCCTCACAGGCAATGTGACAACAGAGATCCATTACCACAGTTCTGCACAATTAGTATATGCAGAAGGAGGTATTGTACATGTTTTTACAGATCAGAAGCATTGGTATCTTCCTGCAAGATGCTTTATGTGGATTCCCGCCGGGACGCCTCACTACATTTTTTCTACCAGTCCGAAAGTTGATTTATATAATTTTTATTTTAAAAAAGAAGAAAATGAAAATGGCTTTTTTGATGAAATTAATATTTATTCCGTCAATAATTTGCTTCGGGAGATGATTTTTTATACCAAAGATTGGGATGGAAAAATCACAAAAAATGACGGATCAAAATATTATTTCCTCAAAGCTCTTAAAGGTGTTTTACAGGAAAAAAAGAATAAGCATCTGGCTTTCCCGATACAGCATCCTTTTCCAAAAGATGAAACATTACTGAAGATTGCAAGATATATTCATGCTAACCTTGAAAAGCCTCTTACCATCGAATCTACGGCAAAAGAATTCGGGATGAGTACAAGAACCCTTTCGAGGAAATTTAAAGAGATTCTGGGCATGAATTACGTCCGCTTTCTACGGGCATTACGAATTACCCGTTCTCTTGAACTGATGCTGGAAGGAAAATATAATATGTACGAAATAGCAATGATGGTGGGGTACAATAGCCTGTCATCTTTCAGCAATATTTTCAAAAAAGTGATCGGTATTGCTCCTACGGAATATCAGCAGAAACTGAGAGGGAATAAATGA
- the rpsR gene encoding 30S ribosomal protein S18 has translation MAIDEMAKQASAGGESEVKFLTPLDINTKSEKKYCRFKKYGIKHVDYKDADFLLQFVNEQGKILPRRYTGTSLKYQRKVSAAIKRARHLALLPYVADLLK, from the coding sequence ATGGCAATAGATGAAATGGCTAAACAAGCCTCAGCTGGAGGAGAATCAGAAGTAAAATTCCTTACTCCGCTTGATATCAATACAAAATCTGAAAAGAAATATTGTAGATTCAAAAAATACGGAATTAAGCACGTTGATTACAAAGATGCTGATTTCTTATTACAATTTGTAAACGAGCAAGGTAAAATTTTACCAAGAAGATACACTGGAACTTCTTTAAAATACCAAAGAAAAGTTTCTGCTGCTATCAAAAGAGCAAGACACCTTGCGTTACTACCATACGTAGCTGACTTATTGAAATAA
- the rpsF gene encoding 30S ribosomal protein S6 produces the protein MNNYETVFILTPVLSESQVEEAVNKYVDLIKEKNCEIVARENWGLKKLAYPIQLKKNGFYTLIEFKGEGSVVADLELAFKRDERVIRYLTTKLDKHAVEYAVTRRTKVKAAKA, from the coding sequence ATGAACAATTACGAAACTGTTTTCATTTTAACTCCCGTTCTATCTGAGTCACAGGTAGAGGAAGCAGTGAACAAGTATGTAGATCTTATCAAAGAAAAGAACTGCGAAATCGTTGCTAGAGAAAACTGGGGATTAAAAAAATTAGCTTATCCTATCCAATTGAAAAAGAATGGGTTCTATACTTTAATCGAATTCAAAGGAGAAGGTAGTGTAGTAGCTGATTTAGAATTAGCATTTAAGCGTGACGAGAGAGTAATCCGTTACCTTACTACAAAACTTGACAAGCATGCTGTTGAGTACGCTGTAACTAGAAGAACTAAAGTAAAAGCAGCTAAAGCTTAA
- a CDS encoding TolC family protein gives MNITFNACQYLCIALCLLLSNFLHSQMIDYQHLGLQQAVEIGLKNNKNIQISQLKQEMSVTKEKDLKMEKLPDIEFHTSYTQVTNLFQHQNGVFNQATKYDVINGMYDFTLSASIPVYMGGKIKNTERKAAIDTEISALKTHLDERQLKMAIITAFLQIHHLKEQQSLINDKMKEDSVNIKQVKSLKANGVVTVNEVLRTSLQLSNHKMSWTELDNDIQIAEHKLKTILSLPESQEMHVNTEDLISDNAVIPYVDELTETALNKNESVEITHKNLSLKELDQKITKANYLPKITADGEYFLKYPNMMFFPPEPYAYRLGMVGVNLTYPIENLYKNKYRMQEARENIDLAKLQIEENEENVRHNVYEAYKKFEETDQKVKIAEEAINQAKENYRIVRTKYANKLSLITELIDADNTYLEAESNLISVKINRQLKYYQLQYTIGNL, from the coding sequence ATGAATATCACATTTAACGCATGCCAATATCTGTGCATTGCGTTGTGCTTATTATTGAGCAACTTTTTACATTCACAGATGATAGATTATCAGCATCTCGGCTTACAGCAAGCTGTAGAGATTGGTCTGAAAAACAACAAAAACATACAGATAAGTCAGCTAAAACAGGAAATGTCCGTTACCAAAGAGAAAGATCTTAAAATGGAAAAGCTTCCGGACATTGAATTTCATACCAGCTACACTCAGGTAACCAATCTGTTTCAACATCAGAATGGTGTATTTAACCAAGCAACTAAGTATGACGTGATCAATGGGATGTATGATTTTACATTATCTGCTTCTATTCCGGTATACATGGGGGGTAAAATAAAAAACACGGAAAGGAAAGCGGCTATTGATACCGAGATTTCAGCTTTAAAAACCCATCTGGACGAGAGACAGCTTAAAATGGCAATCATTACAGCTTTTCTGCAGATTCATCATTTAAAAGAGCAGCAGAGTCTTATCAATGATAAAATGAAGGAGGATTCTGTCAACATCAAGCAGGTAAAATCTTTGAAAGCTAATGGTGTTGTAACAGTAAACGAAGTCTTAAGAACTTCGCTGCAGCTTTCCAATCATAAAATGAGCTGGACAGAACTGGATAACGATATTCAGATAGCAGAGCACAAACTGAAAACGATTCTTTCGCTTCCGGAAAGTCAGGAAATGCATGTGAATACAGAGGATCTTATCTCAGACAATGCTGTGATCCCTTATGTTGATGAACTGACAGAAACAGCTTTAAACAAAAATGAGTCTGTTGAAATCACCCATAAAAATCTTTCACTGAAAGAACTGGATCAAAAAATCACCAAAGCGAATTATTTACCTAAAATTACAGCAGACGGAGAATATTTTTTAAAGTATCCGAACATGATGTTCTTTCCTCCCGAACCGTATGCATACCGTCTGGGAATGGTAGGTGTAAACCTTACCTATCCTATCGAAAATCTGTACAAAAATAAATACAGAATGCAGGAAGCACGGGAAAATATAGACCTTGCTAAACTTCAAATAGAAGAAAACGAGGAAAATGTAAGACATAATGTATATGAAGCTTATAAAAAGTTTGAAGAGACAGACCAGAAGGTAAAAATAGCTGAAGAAGCGATTAATCAGGCTAAAGAAAATTATCGTATTGTAAGAACAAAATACGCAAACAAGCTTAGCCTTATCACTGAACTGATCGACGCCGACAATACTTATCTGGAAGCTGAATCTAATCTTATTTCCGTAAAAATCAACAGACAACTTAAATATTATCAACTCCAATATACGATTGGAAACTTATAA
- a CDS encoding S-adenosyl-l-methionine hydroxide adenosyltransferase family protein, whose amino-acid sequence MSIITLTSDFGNLDYRVAAVKGKILSLNPEVNIIDITHDIQAFNLIQTSYIVRNAYKYFPKGSIHIISVDSFHHRSRKNIIYKADGSYFLAADNGLLSLIFFDIKPEAIYELTLNNRFDDIINFTSTDIFVPAAVHLANGGLPEVIGRKIHSAKQLMFPRAVYNESEGMIIGEVTYIDNFGNIISNINKDFFENISKSYDSFTIKFRNLSLSRIFSSHTEVVSDWERETEFHGQSAAIFNDSQLLELTIYKGSKKNGAKSLFGLNVGENIYIEFS is encoded by the coding sequence ATGTCAATTATTACCCTTACTTCGGATTTCGGAAATTTAGATTACAGAGTCGCCGCTGTGAAAGGCAAAATTCTGTCTCTAAACCCTGAGGTTAATATTATTGATATAACCCACGACATCCAGGCATTTAACCTTATACAGACTTCGTATATTGTAAGAAATGCTTATAAATATTTTCCTAAAGGAAGCATTCATATCATTTCTGTAGACAGTTTTCACCACAGATCAAGAAAGAATATCATTTATAAAGCCGATGGATCTTACTTTTTGGCGGCAGATAATGGTCTTTTAAGCCTTATCTTTTTCGATATTAAACCGGAAGCTATCTATGAACTTACACTGAACAACCGTTTTGATGACATCATCAACTTTACTTCTACAGACATTTTTGTTCCTGCAGCGGTACATCTTGCCAATGGCGGACTCCCTGAGGTAATTGGCCGAAAAATACATTCAGCCAAACAACTGATGTTTCCAAGAGCGGTTTATAATGAATCGGAAGGTATGATTATCGGCGAAGTGACTTACATTGATAATTTCGGAAATATAATCTCAAATATCAACAAAGATTTTTTTGAAAATATCAGCAAAAGCTACGATAGTTTTACCATAAAATTCAGAAATTTAAGTCTTTCAAGGATATTTTCAAGTCATACAGAGGTTGTTTCAGACTGGGAAAGGGAAACAGAATTCCATGGTCAGTCTGCTGCTATTTTCAATGATAGTCAATTATTGGAGCTTACTATCTACAAAGGAAGCAAGAAAAACGGTGCTAAAAGCCTGTTTGGGTTGAATGTGGGCGAAAATATTTATATTGAATTCAGCTAA
- a CDS encoding porin family protein, with amino-acid sequence MKKLLLIAAVAAMGICANAQEFRFGPKAGFAMSTIKLDDKQDDLDGRKMDPKYTFYIGGMAEYKFNDNFAVQGEVLYSPLGAKEKIDGVNAGGMYFGEQTKITFGTILVPVSAKYFITEGFSVAAGVNVGIILTAKQKTVIGSDFLDVEMEGDTGDVDIKKDIKSLNLAPFLGVEYMLENGLFFDARYSLGVSNLSNDNSGGTVKNSFAQVGVGFKFGGN; translated from the coding sequence ATGAAAAAACTTTTACTTATTGCAGCAGTCGCTGCTATGGGAATTTGTGCAAACGCACAAGAATTTAGATTTGGTCCAAAAGCTGGTTTTGCAATGTCAACCATTAAACTGGACGATAAGCAAGATGATCTTGACGGAAGAAAAATGGATCCTAAATATACTTTCTATATTGGTGGGATGGCTGAGTACAAATTCAATGATAACTTTGCTGTTCAGGGAGAAGTTTTGTATTCACCACTTGGTGCTAAAGAAAAAATTGACGGAGTAAACGCAGGGGGAATGTATTTTGGTGAGCAGACTAAAATTACTTTTGGAACTATTTTGGTTCCTGTTTCTGCGAAATACTTTATTACTGAAGGATTCTCTGTAGCAGCAGGTGTTAACGTAGGGATTATTCTTACTGCTAAACAAAAAACTGTAATTGGTTCAGATTTCCTTGATGTAGAAATGGAAGGAGATACTGGTGATGTAGATATTAAAAAAGATATCAAGTCTTTAAATCTTGCACCTTTCTTAGGCGTTGAATATATGCTGGAAAACGGACTTTTCTTTGATGCTAGATACAGCTTAGGAGTATCTAACCTATCTAATGATAATAGCGGAGGTACTGTAAAGAACAGCTTTGCTCAGGTGGGTGTAGGTTTCAAATTCGGAGGAAACTAA
- a CDS encoding PhoH family protein: MFELTYDLEDIDAKIFYGVNNQYFNLIKSSFPTIKITGRDHVIFAMGNKEALDILKQKLDDIVSFISKNNSIGLKDVENILNIKDENEKQLVFDQDIIVKGVNGKVIKAKTTNLKKLVKETEKKDMVFAIGPAGTGKTYTSVALAARALRDKEVKRIILTRPAVEAGESLGFLPGDLKEKLDPYLQPLYDALRDMIPHEKLEGFMEKKVIEVAPLAFMRGRTLDEAFVILDEAQNTTHAQMKMFLTRMGMNAKFIITGDPSQIDLPKNQQSGLKEAMRILNGVKEIGFVHLTEEDVVRHPVVRKIILAYNDEEKRLRND; encoded by the coding sequence ATGTTTGAATTAACATATGATTTGGAAGATATTGATGCGAAAATCTTCTATGGAGTTAATAACCAATATTTCAACTTAATAAAATCAAGCTTTCCAACCATTAAAATTACAGGAAGAGACCATGTCATCTTTGCTATGGGAAATAAGGAAGCTTTAGACATACTGAAGCAAAAACTGGATGATATTGTCAGTTTTATCTCCAAAAATAACTCAATAGGCCTGAAAGATGTTGAAAATATATTGAATATTAAAGACGAAAACGAGAAGCAACTGGTTTTTGATCAGGATATTATTGTAAAAGGGGTAAACGGAAAAGTCATTAAAGCTAAAACAACCAATCTTAAAAAACTGGTAAAAGAAACGGAGAAAAAGGATATGGTATTCGCCATTGGCCCTGCCGGAACCGGAAAAACGTACACTAGTGTAGCATTGGCAGCAAGAGCTTTAAGAGATAAAGAAGTGAAAAGAATTATCTTGACAAGGCCGGCTGTAGAAGCGGGAGAAAGTCTGGGATTCCTTCCTGGTGATCTTAAAGAAAAGCTGGATCCGTATTTGCAGCCTTTATATGATGCGCTTCGTGATATGATACCTCATGAAAAGCTTGAAGGTTTCATGGAGAAAAAAGTAATTGAAGTAGCTCCTTTGGCTTTTATGAGAGGGCGTACACTTGATGAAGCGTTTGTAATTCTTGATGAAGCACAGAATACAACTCATGCGCAAATGAAAATGTTCCTTACCAGAATGGGGATGAATGCCAAATTCATTATTACAGGAGATCCAAGCCAGATTGATCTTCCAAAAAACCAACAGTCCGGGTTGAAAGAAGCAATGAGGATTTTAAATGGAGTAAAGGAGATTGGGTTTGTACATCTTACAGAAGAGGATGTAGTAAGACATCCGGTGGTAAGAAAGATTATTCTTGCTTATAACGATGAAGAGAAAAGACTAAGAAACGACTAG